The window CAGCCATATGTAGGCCAATCAACTCTGGCTATGAGGCCCGAGCATATCCAGAGGTGAAATGTGAAACTTGAGGAGAGGTCAAGGAGCCAGCCTGGAACTTCTGAGCCTTTACTAGCTCAGGGTGATGGTCCCCACAGCCTCAGACACTTGATTGCTTTGTTTCCAGCTggtgaactgtttgggaagggttaggaggtgtggtgtCATGGGGCTGGGGGGGTGATgagctttgagatttcttttttttttttcttttaaatttatttattatatgtaagtacactatagctatcttcagatgcaccagaagagggcatcagatctcgttacagatggttgtgagccaccatgtggttgctgggatttgaactcaggaccttcagaagagcagctggtgctcttaaccactgagccatctctccagccccccagctttgaggtttcaaaagtccattccAGGCCTGGTCTCTGTACCTGCTGCTTGTGGATGGAAATGTAAAGCTCTTGGGTACTGCCGTGACACAATGCCTGGCTGCTTTTGGCCATGATGATAACAAACTAACAACCCTGACATTGTAAGCAAGGGCCCGTTGGATACCATCTTTAGACAATTATTTGTTTTACATTACACATTAGGGTGTTTTGCCTACTTTGTGCTCACGGAGGTCAAAAGAGGTcaaaagaggtcatcagatcccctggaactggagtcacccATGTTTACAGTTTGCCAACTGAGCTCTGGTCTCCTGCAAGAGCAATGCATGCTCTAAACCACCTGAGCCCTGTCTCCTTTTACCagcgttgccttggtcacggtgtctcttcacagcaatagaacactcaGATACTTAGTCTGCGCTAACAGGGCTGATGCATGTGCTCCATGCCGGCCCTCAGCTGGGTTGAGCTCTGAAATTGGTTGAGCTGGGTTGGTTCCTGAAAATTACTTCCCAAACCTCTTCACAAGAGAATTCCAGCAGAGGCTCCAAGCCATCGACACTTAATATCTGTCAGTTACAATTAAGTAAGAGTACTgggcacaggctggagagatggctcagtggttaagagcactgactgctctcccgaaggtcctgagttcaaatcccggccaccacatggtggctcacaaccatccataatgagatctgatgccctcttctggggtgtctgaagacagctacagtgtacctacatacatgaaataaataaataagtacatcttaaaaaataaataaataaaagagtacTGGGCACATTTCAGGCTCTCAATGACCACATAGGGCCAGGGGCTATTGTGTTGGACACAGGACAGACCCAGAATGCTCCCATGAAGACAGAAGGTTCCATCTAAGAATGCTGCTTTGGACTCCAGCCAGCCCTTCAGATGGCGGCTGCCTGGCCTTCCCTGACCCAGGTCTAGGTCCAGGGAGGGCATCAATGATGCGGCTCCTCACTTGACCATCATGCCTCTCTCTGAAGCAGATCCTGGAACCAGGACGCCACAGTGAGGTGAGGGAGCTACATAGAGGCCTCATGAGGATCGAATGAATCTGCTTTAATCTCACCTTGATCCACTGTTTACGGCGGGGGTCATACCTATAGAGAACGTTGGAGGCTGCGTTCCCTCCGTTGTCTCTCGAGAAGCTGCCACCAGCGATGAAGATGAAACCCCCAAGCACAGCGACGCAGTGGTGGCTCCGGCGGGCCGGCAGCGATGTCTCCTTCACCCACTGCTCGTGCTTGGCGTCCAGGTAGCAGGTGTCATCGCTCAGCTCCAGACACCGCTCAGAGACCTCACCCCCCACGAAGAGCAAGCACTCCTCCGCACGCAGCAGCGTCCGCTTCGTCTGCAGGACGGGCTGGGCCACCAGGCTGTTGTGGTAGTGCATGGCTTCCTCCACGAAGCCCTCGCCGTTGGCCTCGCTGGGCAGCAGCGAGCACATGGCCAGCTTCACCCGCTGCAGCAGGATGTCCTCGGGGAAGAGCGGGAAGCGGATGTTCTCCAGCACGCGGCAGGTGTGCACCTCGCGCTCGGGCTGCTGCGTGAGCCACTGCAGAGCGGCCTGCAGCAGGTCATATTCCCACTTGTGCTGCACCTGGCCACTGCTCAGGTAGACACACAGCTTCTGCACAGAAATGGACTGCAGGAAGTCAGGCGTGAAGGACAGCGTGCTGAAGTGGCTCAGTACGAAGCTATCGATGAAGGCATCCAGTCGCTTGAGGCTGTAGATGGAGGCCAGCTCCTGCAGGTAGAGATAGTTGTCCTCGCTCACCTCCTGCTCCAGGTACTCACAGCAGAAGTCCACCACTGTCCAGATCTGCAGCAAATGCGCCGTCTCCAGGATGTAGTCGATGTTGCTACCGTCCAGCTCCAACTCGCTGCTGTAGAGGAAGTCCACCACCGCCTTGAGCCCCACGTACGAGGTGCCCACCAGCTCCACCTCCTTCTGGAAAGCTTCGCGCATGCCCAGTGTGAACATGGAGTTGAAGTAGTCGCTGCACACAGCCAGGAGGTTGCGGTGGGCCGGCACTCGCTGCTCCTCGACCACAAGGACCACGTCGCAGAAGAGGCCGTGCAGCCGCTGCTCATTCAGCCGCTGCAGCACCGTGGTGGAGTGGTCAGGCCAGTGGTACATCTGCACGAGAAGGTGTGTCAGGGAGAGGAGCCCTGGGCTGTCGCCCACGGCCTGCCGCGACCGCAGTCAGACCCCAGAGGTCGGTACGATTGTGATAAAATGGAACCCGAGCCCGGGGAAGAAAACCCCAGAGCTTCTGAGAGCATGTGTCTcctgccttctctccctccctcctgaaatgttttaaaaatttggctgggcatggtggcacatgcctaaaatcttagcactcaagaggcagaggttgTTGGCTTCTGTGAGGTCAAGTCTGGTCTAACTAGAAATTTTCAggccatccaggactacacagagagacattgtctcaaataaaataaaacaagctggCAACATATGCATTAGCCGGTGTGGACAGATAGCgacagtgtgcatgtggaggggaggagacagcTTTCTCTCATTCCATCCGGAACCTCCGCGGGGCAGAGCTCAGGTTGTCTGGCTGATTTGAGCAATAAGGGATTTTACATGTTGAGCCTTCAAGCCAGCCCCACTATATATATTCCCTCGAAACTGCttggcaaatctctgtgagttcaagaccagcttggtctacagagagagttctgggacagccagggctattacacagagaagccctgtcttgaaaaactaaaaacaagaaaCTGTCTGCTAGCTTTCTGTCTTCCTCCTTTATAACTAGGAGTttaagccgggcgatggtggcgcacacctttaataccagcgtttggaaggcagaggcaggtggatttctgagttcgaggccagcctggtctacagagtgagttccaagacagccagggctacacagagaaaccctgtctcaaaacaaaacaaaacaaaacaacaacaacaaaaacaaaaaacctaggagtTTTAGAGtttactttttcctctttcctttcttctttcttctaggtCATGACAGATGTTTTGTAAATGTTTTCCCACCAGAAAAGTAGTACTGCCTAGGGAGAAGCCCCTAAATCCAGACAGAGcagctctgcctcctgctggCTGTGTGGTCTTAGTTAGCCACAGCCCTCTAACTCTGCATATTTATAATTTAGAGTGAGGGATCAGTCCGCTGGACAGCCCAGTGGGCACTTGAGAAGCTCTGGCTGTGCTCGAGGCCCTGAGGGGAGGCAGCCTTCTCTGTCTTACAAAAGGCTGAATTCACAGTCATGTTGACTCCTCTCCCCCATCCACTGATCAGGCTCGGGAGCTCACAGCAGTCACCACTTTTCAGATGCATGTTCTTGGATCCTCGGCTGAGAACCCAGGGACCCAGCTGTAGGAATGCTGTCCTCCTCAGGGCTCATTCTGTGCTGTCCACGAGACAGACGCaggtaagagagggaggaggagaaacgAGAAAAGGGGataggaagaggaggacaagaaAAACAGACTATTGGAAACATAAATAGCTGGCTAGCCTGAGACCAAGTGTGAAgggaacaggaaagtgggaagacaGGCTGACGGTGTCTGCAGGCCCTTACCTCCCTGAGTAACTAAGTCTTCTCTGCATGAGTTCTGTAGCAAGGgccctatctatgtatctatatgtcCATGTATAtaagtatctgtatctatatatctatttatgaatccatctatctatctatctatctatctatctatctatctatctatctacctatctatctatccatctatctatccatccatctatttgtgtatccatctgtctgtccatctatccatccatctgtccatctatttgtccatctatccatccatctgtccacccatctATACATCCATTTATctaacatccatccatccatatatctgtcagtccatccaaccatccatccacctgtcagtctgtctgtccgtccaaccatccatccatccatccatccatccatccatccatccatgtatccatcctCCTATTTATtgggaaacagggtctcatgtacctcaggctggcctcaaatactctatgtagctgaggatgattttGAACATCTGGTCCTCCTGAGATAATAgatgagtgctggaattacagatgttcaCCACACAGGTAGCACTGGGGATTGGGCAAAGGGCTTCATGCATGGCAGGTAAGTATCCTAGCAACCTAACCACATCCCAGCTCCTTCCCTATTCCCCCTTTGAATCTGCTCCTTCGCACAGTCagtgcctccctcccacccctggcTGATGCCCTTAGAAGTGACTGTCTTTATCTTCTCATGCTCCTATGTCTGATCACTCTGTACATCTTGCAGGCTTGTGGGAAAAAGCAGGGCGACCTGCCCACAAGCTCAAGAAGATAACATGTCTTCCTCAAGGGCACCTCCCTCTTGGCTCAGTAGCTAGGCTCTCCTGCTTGTTCTTCTGTGACAGAATGGCTGCTGTCAGCCCCACCTCACCTGTGGTGTGGCTCTTCATTCTGTGTACTCCCTTACAGGGAGGACTGTTGGCCTTGAGGAGGAATGGTCCGGGCTCTTCCAGAGAAGGAAGGACACCTATCATCTCAGGAGGACCAGATGTTCAAAATCATCCTCAGTCAtaaagaatttgaggccagcctggggtacatgagaccctgtttcccaacaaatagatagatggatagggggatagatagatggatggatggacagatggatggacggacagatggatggatggttagacagatggatgatagatggacagaaagacagacagacggatggatggatggatagatagaaagacagacagacacacagaccatAGCCACATGTGACAAGGTGCTGTAAAGACCCagtgtgcacagatggctgtgagctaagTGAGCTGCTGGGCAGTGGGGGAACTCAACCACTATCCCTGATGTGGGCTCCATTCTACCAACTATGGTTCTCCTCTTCCTGGGTCTCAGCTGCAGTTTGCCCTGGCATTGTGACAGCTGCAGAGAGCACCTTTAAACACACCCACCACTCCCAAcaactacttcttcttcttcttcttcttcttcttcttcttcttcttcttcttcttcttcttcttcttcttcttcttcctcttcctcttcctcttcctcttcctcttcctcttcctcttcctcttcctcttcttccttctcctcctcctcctcctcctccttcttttcttttggtttttttcgagacagggtttccctgtgtaaccctggctgtcctggaactcacttctgtagatcaggctggcttcgaactcagaaatcttcctgcctctgcctcccaagtgctgggattaaaggcgtgcgccaccatggccCAGCCACTCCCAAGTTGAAAGGGATATCAAAGCAGAGTCTCAGCATGTGGGGGAATTAGTAACACCCTATACAGAATTTCTTGACAGTcctatactactactactactactactactactgttatTATTAATGGGTTTCTttgttgtagccctggctgtccttgttcagtagaccaggctgatcttggaCTCAggttcacctgtctctgcttccttgaTGCTGGGATTATGTGCTACCTACCATACGTGGCTCTACACAATGGAATGTCAGGGGTGGAGGGCCCCTAAGTGGTCAGGAGTGAGAACAGAGTCCAGCAGGTACAGGACGATGTCTGCTAGGATAGAACTCAATACCCTCCCTGCAAGGCAACCCACTTTAGAGTGCTTCAGAGAGCGATGGCGTTGCTGTCATGGTGGACAGACTCCATCACCAAACAGGAGAGCAGGAGCAGCCTGCCTTGACATGCTGGCGGCTCCCAAAGCCTCAAGAGGTCTTCCACTGTTCGAAAGGTACCAGACACATACCGAGTGCCCATCAGTAAATCCAGTGGGACCAGAAAGGaacaggaggaggcaggaggatggttgtgagtgcagCCACCAGCAGCATTTGGTCATGTTCTTTCCTATTTGCTTAGGAACTAGTTACATGGGCGTGCCTGATGCCCAAACTTACAGAAGACATTTATGATTTAGGcagctttattattatttttttccagacagggtttctctgtgtagccctggctgtcctggaactcaccctgtagaccaggctaatctcaaactcacagggatccacctgcctctgcctcccaagtgctgggaccaaaggtgtgcgccaccactgcctgccttatttattgtatttttcacTACCAGAGATCTGTGGGCTACAATGAAACCTCCCacttcaaaaacaaagacaaagccgggcggtggtggcgcacgcctgtaatcccagcactctgggaggcagaggcaggcagatttctgagtttgaggccagcctggtgtacagtgagttccaggacagccagggctacacagagaaacctgtctcgaaaaaaacaaataataataaaaaagacaaaaataaactaaacaaaaacatgttaaaaaaaaaaaagaaagaaaaagtaaacttTCTGCACCCCTGAGAATCATTTTTCACCCCGTTGGGGGCAATATTGCCATCTCAGAGAGTGTACCATCCAAAACAATCAAGAGATTTAATCTCCAAAGAGAAACATTTGAAGAAGGCCGGGCACTGTTAGCACATGGCAGTTAGGAAATGAGTGCATATGGCCATTGTCCACACAGGAGTCGCCTAAAGATTGTCTACAGCAGCGGTGGAACTGAGTTACTGTGTAAGGCACAGCTCCTCACCCCTGCACTCAGCTTAACCAGGAGACGCCCCATcaaatcctttcttctttccctcctcttttttgctgttgttttttgtttgttttgtttttttgttgttgttgcttttcaaaacacagtttctctgtgttgcaCTGGCTGCTCTGAAACTTAGTCTGTAGACTAGACCAGGCTAGTCCGAAACTTAGGGatttccctgtctctgcttccctcgTGCTGAGAAAGGCATGCAACACCGTGCCCAGTCCTCAGTCCTCTCGCTGTGGAGCTGAGGGTGAGCTTTAATCTCAGATccttctgcttttgcctcctgaggGCTAGAATTATAGATGTGTTCCACTGTTCCTGACACATCCAAAGCTGGTCCccaaactcagggatctgcctgcctctgcctccctagtgctgggattaaaggcgtgcacaaccACTTCCcagttagatttatttatttattagatgtaaacacactgtagctgtcttcagacaccccagtagagggcatcagatctcattatggatggttatgagccaccatgcagttgctggggatttgaactcaggaccttcagaagagcagtcggtgttcttaaccactgagccatctccccagccccccagtCCCATTCTTGCCTGGCCTGCTGAGGGTGATTCTAACGGGCTGATAGCCACAGACCAAGCAAGTCCACACTTGTTCACTCATGGGGTCCCAAGGATTTGGATGATAAAGAGAAGAAATCCTTAAGGTCAGGAGGTTGAGTTCTACTTTAAAGTCAGGCCATGTTCTCCGTGAGACTCATATTGGTTGGTAAGCCCCACATGGAGCAGAAATCCCATGGTTCTTTTCGGCCACCCTCATGGTGATCTGTAGAACGGAGGGGGCTATACTCATAGCTCCTCTGCAAACCCATGTGTGGCTACAGTCAGGGAGGCAGCAGCCAGAATGAAGTGATCGGAAGGGATGCCGTGGGTGGGGAGGGACTGCTCACGTACCTTCGAGGACTCGCTGATCTTGTACGGCCGGGACACTCGCATCTGCTTGCCTGCCTCCATCGTGACTGACTTCAGACCTGCAATAAGAACGGCATCTCTGAGCACGCAGCATCAACTCCAGGTTGGCTGTTCGTGGCAGGCCCTGTTGGCAGGCACCACCGCTGTCAGCAAGTGAAGAAACCGTCCCATGGAGGAGGGTGAGGAAATCACAAGGTTGTCGTAACTGCTGAGGGTAGGAGTAAGCTAGCAGAGGGAACTGAAagagcagaaacagagagacctCAACCACAAGAGCAGGTGATATCAATCTGAAGGGTATCTCAAGACCGGGGCACAGGGGAGCACACAGCACTGTCtaggtttgttgtttgtttatttgtttatttgtttgaaacaCGGTTTCTCCATGaagttctggctgtcctaaaacttgctctgtagacaagtcTGACTTTGAATTCACAGGAGATCTACttgccacctgagtgctgagattaaaggtgggcAAATGCCACCAGGCTTAAAGCAAGCTGTTGGATTGGGGACTGTGTGGCAGGAGGCAGCCCAGCTGCTTTTTCCAGGAACTTAGGTATCTGTATGGGGGTCAGAGCTCCTGGAACTCTGAGCCCATTTGACGGCCTTGTCTGGGGGCAGAGGCAACCTCCTTTACTTATATTTAATACATGTCCTTTTGTCATCTAAAGTCTGACTCATGTCACACTCTTTAGTCTGTGTCTCAAGAGTTCATGTTTTCTCCCTTAAATTGAATTAAatctgtttcttttatgaaagcctgggagagtttgtttgtttgtttgtttgtttgttttttgtttttcccatctTTCAggatccagggattgaactcaaatcCATAGGCTTGGTGGCCAACACCTTTATCCACTACACCATCTCAGTGGCCTAATacacccaccttttttttttaagagttatttatgttatgcatatgagtacaccaccattgctcccttcagacacaccagaagagggcgtcagatcccattacagatggttgtgagcatcatgtggttgctgggaattagactcaggacctctggaagagcagtcagtgctctaaccacggagccatctctctacccccatGCCCACCTTTTGATGTCTACCTTTGGGCAATGGCAGAGTCTTTGTTACAGTCACCATTGTGAAGCCTGGACGACAGTGTGGATCTTAGCTTAAGGGGCTTCCCTTGCTGCCTCCCTTGGTCCCTTCCACACATGGGAGGCTAATGACAACTGTCCTACTTTACAGATGAGGGCATTTTGAATTGTCATAATGCTAGTTAAGGTCTGACCACCAAACTTGGGCCCTTCATCTCTGCGGAGAAACAAGGCACAGACATGACCAGTGTCACACTTTCAGATTTTCAAGAGGAAGTGGAGGGTAAGAGACAGTTGTGACTGTACAGACTCTGCTCTGAGTGCTGTCCTCAGGACTTCTGTGTCTTCATTAATTTTCTCCCATGCAACCGCACAAGACCATCCCCATCCGTCCTTGATTCAAAACTCAAGAGGTCACAACCGGGGTTGAGAAACaatgcccaccccccaccccccagcatccAGCAGTCAGGAGAATATGCAGGGCCTCCTGTTCCTCTGCGCTCCACAGCTGTATGAGCTGGTCATAGGAGAGAGGAATCCACAGGGAGAAACGTCCCCTGAGGCCTATGCTCTGACACAAACATGAGCAGTCCTGCTGTGCTGACCTTTCTGATCAAATCTACAGACCTGACACATGCTGTTCCTACCTGCATTAAAATGCCAAGGATCTTGTGACTACCTGGGAGCCAGGCTTTGGAGGACTTGGAAGTCTAGGAGGACACTGGCAGGGGACACCCAGGGGGGACTAAACCTATTGAGCTAAATCCAGAGAAATTATGCTGAGGAACTCCCAGCCCCTTTATGTTCCTGGACCGGGGGACTGGGCTGGGCGTCGAGGGCAACAACACATTGCAAACAGCCTGAAGTTAAAACCTGCACGTTCCCCACCTACTTCTTGAAATGATCTTGCCCCAAAGCTCCCCACCCTCAAAAAAGATCCTAACCGTTCTAGAAGGTTGGAAAGTACAGCCTCTTGCTGGTCTAATTAACAGCCTGTGGAGAGGAGTCTGTCTTTTCCTGTTTCAATTCTTTACCCCCTTTTCCTTATAAAACCAACATGGGCTGGGCTTTCCCGCAGTTCTGCTGAGCTCACACCAAGAATCATTTTGTTACCTATTTAACAAAGAGTCTTTGCTAAGAGGGACAATGTCAGCAAGGCTCTGAGATAAATGGGGGGAGCGAGGGGGCTTCAGTGTTCTCGTGGAGGAAGAAATCGGGACATTCCATCCTGTTCCACTCTCCCTGGGAAAGAAGACACAACTGTATCTTTTTGAGAAAACTAGTAACTTTGTGACTAAGCTGTATCCTTGCAGGGACTCTCCTGGCTGCCGGGGGCCCAGAGAAAAGGGAAACGTTTCAACAATCAAACAGCATCTAATTACTGCATGCCCCTCATTCCCTGGGTTCACCTTGGTGGTCTGAGAATGGGCACCATTGTTCCCACAGTGATAAAACCACACCGTGGGTGGGCTAGGTGGCTAAAGGGCCCACCCAAGGTCACAGTCAGGAAAACATAAGATACCCTTTCTGCCCACCTACTTAGGGCATCCAGCCAGGTCTCTGGTTCCTCACTGTCTGGAAGCTTTCTTTTCTAGGCCAAGGGATCTAGAGAGAGTTCTCCAGTGCCAGGCTCGCCTTAGTCTTCCGGACCATGTCTGTGGCGCCTAGCTGCGTCCTGGACTACGTGCAAGCAGGTGAGGTGAGGGTGCAGAGCCCCCACCCGGGATCCCCGGGAGCCagcatgcagcccaggctgcacTCACCGTCCCGGGTCCCGCCCCGAAGGTGCTGAGCCGCTGAGGGAGGCGTGGGCCGCACCTGTGCACCCGCGAGCCCGGATCGCGCCCGCTTGCGAGCCGCTACCAGAGCAGCGTACGCTGCGGGGCTACCGGGCCCGTCCGAAGCGCGGCCATCCCTCTGCAAGGAAGTGCGAGCCTACACTGTCAATGGCGGCTGGGGGGCGGGACCGGCCAACGGGAGAGGCGGGGTCTGCAGGATAAGGGGCGGAGCCTTATCTGAAGGGCAGGCCTGTGAAGGCGGAGTGCAGCTCCAGGGGCGGGGCCTGAGGAGGCTGGGAGGCAGGGGGTGTAGCCTTAGGGGCGGGGTCTGTAGATGGGAAGGAGCTGAGCTGGTCAAGATTTGGAAGAAGCACCCGGGTCCCTTACTATAGATGGCACCTGGCCGAACCCCAGCGGTCGCCTAGGCAGGCCAGGCATGCGCCGAAGAAGCTTGCTAGCGCCTACGTCCCAGGCACCAGGATACTAGGTGACTCTGTGGGACAAACCTCTGGGTAGAGTTCCGTGATGGCTgtaccctccctcctcctcttccctcggGTGGCTTCTGCTCACCTATTCTGTAAAGAGGCCTTTGTTAACAACTCTGCTAGTAACCACACCTCCTGTGGCCTGCTTACTGCTACTCCATACCTTTATCCCAatctattattattacttttttttcaaGCTCAGGAGATTAAGCCCAGGGCCTCAACTACCACTCCCCCGGCCAACTTTGACCTAGTTGATTCAAAAGGTTTTAAataattctttccttccttttcttttctccctctcctctgtctgtctgtctgtctctcttgctctcactctctcgctgttctcttgctctttctcgCCCTCtcgctctttctttctgtttcttctctactCGAAGACCTCCAGCAAACTTTACAATCCTTGCTGGGCTCCTATGGCAGGTACATAGCCTCTCAGTA of the Apodemus sylvaticus chromosome 21, mApoSyl1.1, whole genome shotgun sequence genome contains:
- the Klhl36 gene encoding kelch-like protein 36 yields the protein MEAGKQMRVSRPYKISESSKMYHWPDHSTTVLQRLNEQRLHGLFCDVVLVVEEQRVPAHRNLLAVCSDYFNSMFTLGMREAFQKEVELVGTSYVGLKAVVDFLYSSELELDGSNIDYILETAHLLQIWTVVDFCCEYLEQEVSEDNYLYLQELASIYSLKRLDAFIDSFVLSHFSTLSFTPDFLQSISVQKLCVYLSSGQVQHKWEYDLLQAALQWLTQQPEREVHTCRVLENIRFPLFPEDILLQRVKLAMCSLLPSEANGEGFVEEAMHYHNSLVAQPVLQTKRTLLRAEECLLFVGGEVSERCLELSDDTCYLDAKHEQWVKETSLPARRSHHCVAVLGGFIFIAGGSFSRDNGGNAASNVLYRYDPRRKQWIKVASMNQRRVDFYLASIEDMLVAVGGRNENGALSSVETYSPKTNSWTYVAGLPRFTYGHAGTIYKDFVFISGGHDYQIGPYRKNLLCYDHRTDVWEERRPMTTARGWHSMCSLGDSIYSIGGSDDHMESMERFDVLGVEAYSPQCNQWTRVAPLLQANSESGVAVWQGRIYILGGYSWESTAFSRAVQVYDREANRWSRGPDLPNAIAGVSACVCALNPRLEEKKKRNKDKGQDRGQ